The following DNA comes from Glaciihabitans arcticus.
TCATGTAGAAGGCGGAGCCATAGGAGTTGGAGTCGAGGCGAACACCCTCGCTCACGAGCAGCGCGTACTCGTAGATCTGGCCGATGACGAAGACGGCGCCCATGACGTAGGTCACGAAGAACCACTCGACCATGCCCCATTCGGTGATCTTCCAGCTCTTGCGGCGGTGCTGCAGTCGCTCGGCCGCGAACACACCGAACTGGCACGTGAACGATGAGAGTACGAGCACGATCGTGTTGGTCGCGGAGAACGGCACGTTCAGCAGTGCGGTCTCTGACTCCCACATCTCGGGGGATGTGGAGCGCAGCGTGAAGTAGATCGCGAAGAGCCCGGCGAAGAACATAACCTCGCTCCCGAGCCAGACAATCGTGCCAACGGCAACAGTGTTGGGACGGTTGACCGCGGGGGCACCGATCGAGGGAGAGAGTGAGGTCGTAGTCACCTCTCCATTATGTCCGATAACCACTGACACGTTTTGCTATCCGGGGGCCAGTCGCTCTCCAATCGTTAGGATTTGAGCCATGCCTACCTCCCCGACCTGGCCCGGCCTGCTCGCAACCCTCATCGACGGGGACGACCTGTCGATCGCCGACGCCACCTGGGCGATGCAGGGTGTGATGGCGGGCGAGGCGACCTCCGCCCAACTGGCGGGCCTGCTGGTCGCCCTGCGGATCAAGGGCGAGACGGTCGATGAGATCGTCGGTTTCCGGGATGCGGTGCTCGCGAACGCGCAGCCCCTCGCCGTGGATTCCATGGTGCTGGACATCGTCGGCACCGGCGGAGACCCCTACGGTGCCGTGCTCAACATCTCCTCGGTCGCGTCGGTGATCGCCGCCGCGAGCGGCGTTCCCGTGGTGAAGCACGGTAATCGTGGAGCGTCATCCTCTTCGGGCGCGTCGGATGTGCTGACTCAACTCGGTCTCGACATCACCATCGAGCCGCGCCGCGTCGCCGAGGTGCTCGACGAGGTCGGCATCACCTTCGCGTTTGCCGCGAAGTTCCACCCCGGATTCCGTCACGCGGGTCCCACCCGCTCGGAGCTCGGAGTGTCGACTCTGTTCAACATCCTGGGGCCGCTGTGCAACCCGGCCCGGCCCGAGGCGAGTGCCGTCGGAGTGGCGTCGCTCGAGCGGGTTCCGCTTGTGGTCGGCGTGTTCCAGACCCGCGGTGCGACGGCCCTCGTCTACCGCGGCGACGACGGCATCGACAAGCTCACCACGACCGGTCACAGTCACATCTGGGAGGTGTCACGCGGCTCGGTGACCGAGCACGACATCGACCCGCTCGACCTCGGCATCGCGCGCGCTCCGATCGAGGCGCTGCTCGGCAAGGACCCCGCTCACAACGCGGGCGTCATCCGTTCGGTGCTGGCCGGCGAGCGCGGTCCGGTGCGCGACGTCGTGCTGCTGAACGCGGCGGCGGGACTCGTGGCCTTCGATCTGGCCCGGAATCCCGAGCAGCTGCGCGTCCCGATCCTCGAACGCCTCGCCGAGCAACTCGTAGTGGCCGCCGACGTCGTCGACTCGGGAGCCGCCGCGGCAAAGCTGGATGCCTGGGTCGAGGCTACGAACCGCCCTGTGCCGGCGGCCTAGAGTCCGTCGACGTACAGCCAGCGGCCGTCCTCGCGCACGAACCTGCTCTTCTCGAGCTGGCTGCCGCGCTCGTCGCCGCGGCGCCAGAACGCCTCGAACAGCACGCTTCCCTCGGTATCGAAGGGGCCGCCCGACTCCTTCGCGAGGATGTCGAGGCGGTACCAGCGGGTGTCGTCATCAAGAACCAGATCACTCGGCACTGTCGTGGGATGCCACGTCGAGATCACGTAGTCCGCCCGGCCCGTCGCGTACGCCGAGTACCTCGACCGCATGAGCCTCTCGGCGGTGGGCACAGCTCGCGTACCCAGGTGGAAGGGCTCGCAGCATTCGCCGAACGTCTCTCCGCTGAGACACGGGCACCGATCGGCCGAGGCGACCTCGCTCACCGGGGTAGGTGCGACTCGATCAGCTCGACGATCTGCGGAGCGTCGGGCTCGACGGTGGGGCGGAAACGGCTGACGCTGCCGTCGGGCAGCACCACGAACTTCTCGAAGTTCCAGCTCACGCGGCCGGCCTTGCCCGCCTCGTCGGCGGTCTTCTTGAGCTCCTGGTAGAGCGGGTGGGCGCTCTTGCCGTTCACCTTGATCTTCTCGAAGATCGGGAAGGTGACGCCCCAGGTGGTGGAACAGTATTCCTTGATGGCCTCATCGCTGCCGAGCTCCTGCAGGAACTGGTTGCTCGGGAAACCGAGGACCGTGAAGCCGCGGTCGCCGTACTGCTTCTGCATGGCTTCGAGCTTCTCGTACTGGGGTGCGAGGCCGCAGCGGGATGCGACGTTGACCACAAGCACCACCTTGTCGGCGTAGTCGCCGAAGGTCTGGGTTTCGCCGTCGATGGTGGAGATCGGGATGTCGGAGAGGGTCATGAGGCGAGCCTATCCCCGCGTCGGCGTGCTCGCTGGGTGGCGCCTGAACCTGAAAACCACCCAGACAACGGGTTTAACGTGGAGAACATGAGTGAAACAACGAAGTCACACACTCGCAGACGATGGTGGGTATTGGGAACCGATCTCGTCACCGCGCCCATCGCCACGGTCTTCTTCGGATTTATGCTCTGGAGGACCGCCGTTCGGTTGGCGGAGGATCTGAACGGCTGGGACGTCGCCTATCTCGTCGGTCTGATCGGGCTGGTCGTCTGCGGTCTCGCATCGATCGTGTTCTACATCCGCCACCCCGAGCTGCGATACAACGTATTCGACGGCAGTGTTGCCGATAAGAGAAGACGATGACCACCCTGACCGACCGACCTCGAACGGCACTCATCATCATCGATGCCCAGCGCCGGGTGCTCGCGAAAGCGTGGCACCGCGACGAGGCCGTCGCGAACATGCTCGCTGTTCTCGAGAAGGCTCGGGCGAGCAAGGCGCCCGTCGTCTGGGTGCAACACGAGGACGACCAGCTCGAGTCAGGCAGCCAAGACTGGCAGCTGGTTCCTGAGCTCGCCCCGCTCGACTCGGAGGCGGTTGTGCACAAGCACTACGGGGACGCGTTCGAGGGCACGGACCTTGAGGATGTGCTGGAGGACGCCGGCGTCGGTTCTCTCGTCGTCGCCGGTGCGCAGAGCGACGAGTGCATCCGCTCGACAATACATGGCGGGTTCACGCGCGGCTACGACGTCACGCTCGTCGCCGACGCCCACACCGCCGAGGACCTCACCGA
Coding sequences within:
- a CDS encoding cysteine hydrolase family protein, which codes for MTTLTDRPRTALIIIDAQRRVLAKAWHRDEAVANMLAVLEKARASKAPVVWVQHEDDQLESGSQDWQLVPELAPLDSEAVVHKHYGDAFEGTDLEDVLEDAGVGSLVVAGAQSDECIRSTIHGGFTRGYDVTLVADAHTAEDLTEWGAPTPDKVIAHTNLYWSYQTAPGRTAAVTPAAEVAFA
- a CDS encoding cytochrome c oxidase subunit 3; the protein is MTTTSLSPSIGAPAVNRPNTVAVGTIVWLGSEVMFFAGLFAIYFTLRSTSPEMWESETALLNVPFSATNTIVLVLSSFTCQFGVFAAERLQHRRKSWKITEWGMVEWFFVTYVMGAVFVIGQIYEYALLVSEGVRLDSNSYGSAFYMTTGFHGLHVIGGLLAFLLVIGRAYAVNNFGHKEATSAIVVSYYWHFVDVVWIGLFFIIYVLQ
- the trpD gene encoding anthranilate phosphoribosyltransferase; amino-acid sequence: MPTSPTWPGLLATLIDGDDLSIADATWAMQGVMAGEATSAQLAGLLVALRIKGETVDEIVGFRDAVLANAQPLAVDSMVLDIVGTGGDPYGAVLNISSVASVIAAASGVPVVKHGNRGASSSSGASDVLTQLGLDITIEPRRVAEVLDEVGITFAFAAKFHPGFRHAGPTRSELGVSTLFNILGPLCNPARPEASAVGVASLERVPLVVGVFQTRGATALVYRGDDGIDKLTTTGHSHIWEVSRGSVTEHDIDPLDLGIARAPIEALLGKDPAHNAGVIRSVLAGERGPVRDVVLLNAAAGLVAFDLARNPEQLRVPILERLAEQLVVAADVVDSGAAAAKLDAWVEATNRPVPAA
- a CDS encoding YchJ family protein — protein: MSEVASADRCPCLSGETFGECCEPFHLGTRAVPTAERLMRSRYSAYATGRADYVISTWHPTTVPSDLVLDDDTRWYRLDILAKESGGPFDTEGSVLFEAFWRRGDERGSQLEKSRFVREDGRWLYVDGL
- a CDS encoding glutathione peroxidase gives rise to the protein MTLSDIPISTIDGETQTFGDYADKVVLVVNVASRCGLAPQYEKLEAMQKQYGDRGFTVLGFPSNQFLQELGSDEAIKEYCSTTWGVTFPIFEKIKVNGKSAHPLYQELKKTADEAGKAGRVSWNFEKFVVLPDGSVSRFRPTVEPDAPQIVELIESHLPR